The sequence CAATAGTTTTGTTGGAGATAGGTTattcacccaaccagcggaatgAGGACGTGTCCTCGAACGGATTTGCTGGTTGTCAGAGTCTGACAAGTTCCGGACAAAAGCAAGGAGGTTGCCGGAAAAATCCCCATTCTTGCCACTGTTAAAAGTCCTGATGAAGGCCTTGGAAATGTTCTAGATCCGCGTGCTTGCCGTCGTTGTAGGCGTTGTGCAGTACATCTTTCAGATATGCGAAGTATTTGCCCATGCCGTATTCCGGGCGGGACGCTTGTTAGCGAAAGCCGAACTTATTATCGACTTCTTATTTACTTCTTATTTATCTTCTACTAATTTACAGCCGCTGATTTACAAACCTTTCCACGGCTTTGAAGACACCCCTTGTCACAGAAATAGACCGGTACATTGTGACATCTCGAGAGGAAATGTTGTTTTTGTGGATGGGTACAACGAGGCTTTATCGCCATTCATACGGGAAGATTCGATCAGACCATGCTTAGTTGATCAACCCCAGAACCAGATTTTGGCGGAGCTGGGAAAGTTTTTGATGATGAAATAAGCACCCATATCGACGTGATGATTTTCCATTACTCATTGAGAGGGCGGAGGCAGCTCTGAAGCGGAAATCTCAGAATCCGGCAATATGAATACGGGGGGACTCGAAAGATGGAAAATGGCCGCTGAATCTCAGCTGGATAATCGCTAatggaaattcaatgcattacaattatttttattatacattATCACTTATTTCATGGAATGAAAACTTATTTCGAATTTAGGATTATTGAAGCCTTGATATTCGATGATATCAAAAATGTATGGTTTTGAGTAATTTTCTATTTCTAATATACCTCTGAAGCcccatacagacaaatacagacattttactGAGATTAACAcatacatttaaaaattgtatctggcatccctgactTATTCTCGACTCTcgtgttcggtaatttttttacgGTTTTGCTCTGTAAACCAGAAAAAATACCGAGAAAATCAGCAGTTCCATTGGATATGACTGATTTTCTGTAATTGTTTACAGTCTACAGTAATTTTTAGTACTGGGTTTCGGTAATGCTTGTTATTTACTGACATTTCATCAAGAGTCAGTAAAAAGAAGTACTGAATTTCCGacatatacattttttttactgagTTTTCATCAATAAAGAATGACAACTTCAATCAAAACATTTTTAGCGCGTTTCGAAGATCATCACGATGGCATAATGTTTCacagttcaagacaaaattttcaaaacgacttatctgcttttgtaaacaaagattcaaacgacgatttggcgaatctgatagctctcccacgcaaaccaacaccatcaacaggtagcggaagcctacacctacctattgatggtgttagtttgcgtgggagagctatcagatttgtcaaatcgtcgtttgaatctttgtttacaaaagcagataagtcgttttgaaaattttgtcttgagtttaTCAACGCTACTGGGACGAAAGAATTTAGCGAATTTGGGATTATTCATCTGCTCTTCATTGTTTGGCAAGAAAGTCAGAAAGTTATATGCCAGTGGAATCTGCTATATAGGACAGCGCACCGGAATATTGCTGCGAAGAGCTTTTTTGGGAGGagtttttttgttattctggGACTCCTGTTTGGGGCCCAGAACTTAAAACTAATTTAACGTAACCTCAATGGTTCAGTACCAGGGAAATCTTTTCATTGCGCTGCGTTTCCAAATTCGCAATCAAATTAATGCTCTATAGATTTTTTCAAGTTTCGAAacatttttcttttataattttggatcataatttagaaaatatttatttttcactgaAAAATTCAGCAAacgaaaagtaaacaaaaagttTACCGAATAACTCAGTAATAACATGTACTGACTTAATCGGTACTTTTTGACAATTCCGGACCAATTTTGTATTACCGAGTTTTCAGTAATTAAACTAATTACTAACTTAAGTCAGCTGTTCAAAAAgtcagtaaaattttaccgagttCGGTGATCAAAAGATACTGTGTACGTCTATCGTAACAACAATATGGCATTTTAATTTGTatgatataaaaacaatagaatttaatgttcatcaataaaatgtattgtatgtttataatattttattgaaactctattgtattttctatcCGGGGTGAGTTCACTTGCGGTTCCGTGTGGTatcaaaattttcttttcaCTAACGGGAATTAAAAgattattttgacagatcgtaAACGTTCCGTGCGATGTTTTATGCTGAGTGATACCGGAGCATAACCCAAAGTAAACAAATCCACAAAAATGCAAACGCCGGTGTACAAATTTCAACCGGAGGATCATGACAACGTTTACGAACCGGCCGAGGACAGCTTCCTCCTGTTGGATGCGCTGGAAGATGAGCTGGAAGCGCTGGAACAGCTCCGGCCGTTAGTTTGTGTGGAGCTTGGCCCCGGCAGTGGAATCATCGTCACTGCTTTGTCGAAGGCTTTCGGGAACTGCGTAAGTTACTGCATCGGGGTGGACATCAACCCTCGGGCTTGCCGGGTAACCAAACGAACGGGCCAACTGAACGACTGCCAAGTGGAGGTGATCAATATGGATCTGCTGGGTGGACTCCGGGACGGGTGCGTGGATCTGTTGGTGTTCAATCCGCCGTACGTTCCAACGGCGGACGCAGATAGCTGCGAACTGGAAGGGCGAATAGGGGAGTTTAGCGCGGAGGGACACAACTTGGTTAAGTCTTGGGCTGGTGGGTTCGATGGAATGGTTGTGACCAAGAGGGTTTTGAaggatttagataggattttgAGCAAGGATGGAGTATTTTATTTGCTGTTGTTGAAGGAAAACAGGCCCTTAAAAGTAATTGATTTCCTAAAAATCGAAGGATTTATTGGTAAAATTATTAAGGAAAGGAAAATAAGAGGCGAACATCTATTCGTGTTAAAAGTAAGTAgaaaataagaaaacaatgaaCACAGTGAAGAATTagtttattgatttttattgttttcattttGACTGTAAAGTATTTATTACATTGTAGAAGAGTTGTTTATAACGTTTTGTATATACACTTAATATATGTAGCAAATAAAAATAGCTTTTACACAAGAAAAAGacattctttttttctttctggtTCTGATACCATTTCGCTAAGATAATAATTACGATTATGATACATATTTTCGATTCGTATAACTTCTTTTCATGGACTTATGTTGATCGTTAGATAATCTTTCGAATGTACACGTATTTAAAGTATAGTTTCACAAATATAcaaatattactcaattttctGTATAACATTGAACAACaactaataaaaatataaattagcgttaaaatttgaaatccttCAAACCgatatccaatcaaaatcaaggTTCTTCTCCCACGATAGAATAAATTATTACATCCATTTCTACTACACATGAACCAGTTTCGATTTTGAATTGTCTTTTTCCTTTGTTATGGGAGCGATTTCACGTACTGAAGCTCATGGCACGATCATCTTTCTTAGCTTTCTAGGAATTATTTAAATGAACATTATATGTATGTGCCATCCTAGAAGTTTTCAGCTTCATTCGAGTGTAAATTTCTAACACTTGGTGCAATCGAATGGTATTTCCTTTCTACGATACTGAAGAAGCAATGTGGTTTGCGCTTGATATTTGTATGTTCGTTCTTGGCTTCAGATTTGGCATAAGCTACTTTCTATAAACACACTAATGCGGGTAAATTGGTACTCACAACACTGATCCAATACATTCAAGTTTAGGTAATATTTCTGGTACTCCAACTAAATTTTGCCAAATTGGTATCTTTGTGTAAATGTTTAAAAAACTCACCATTCCTACCTACaaaaattgcttcaaaaatGTTTGCTCGTCTTCCGCAGCAGCACACGTTACTGGATATCCTTATATGGAAAAAAATCAAGTCTTATTCGTATCGATCAATCTTATTTGTGTCGCAGTTAACCACTGTTGTGTATACCGGACAAAAAATGaatctccaaaaaaaaaatagtaaaaggCACAAAATTAGCCTTCACAATGTATCTTTTTTAAATACTAGTGCATTTTTATGCTTTATTTGTTTGACTTACACAtgtattcgataattatttttttatcttcttCTAAGATTTATTGTTGAGATATTGTATAGCCAAAAAGCAGAACATTGAATTATGTTTTAGAGCGTATCTGAGAGAGGGGGAGGGAATGATATTGAGTATACTGTAGTTATCTGTTTGTTGTGCGTCTGTTACATCTAAATGCTGATAGTTGCTGTTCTTATCCCGTCAGTGGTAATACCATTCGGTTTACTGCTCTGTCCCATCTTCTTGCTTCAACTCATCGGCTCTACTTATTCTACTGCTTTTCTTTTAGCGAATTTCGATAAATATATACAAGTTACTGTGATAGATTTATGGTCTCATATactgaaaaacaaaatgtttcttTGTTGGAGATTTCTACTATTTGATATTGATTTCGTACAATCAGAAAACAAACTCATCATATCCAGTCGTGATGGTTGCATCATTTGTTGTGAATGCTGTGATGATTTTTGTATGTTTAATATTTTGTTGTTCGATTTCAGATaagttaaaattattttttggtttCATTAGAATGTGCAGTTGAATGTCGATGTATGCACTGATATGGGGGGTTGATGCCTCAAaagtttttaagttttattcgtAGAAAAAAATAGGCATGAGATTACGAATTATTCGATACAGTTTAGTAAGATTctaatcacatttttttattaattgggGATCTACTAACGCGAATGTCCTGTGTCGTCACaccacccaactaacatttaatgtcaatgtaaatgttatttcaactcgtttatacggcttcaagctgaatatgtgtgctatacatatgatcaataacttctattcaattcctttaccagcaaatctggcgaatctattcagctatTTTTGACGTGCcggcacaactactttacagcatgttacacaattttttcttaatctttactaaaccatttagtaatataattcgcttcaattgcgcttattcagattttttggatctgttaaataagttttatacagccactgaattcaatttgattaaatattatttgagaggagagtaaatttcggagtttatttaatgttttttttttgtgaaaactgcaatatcaattttgttgctacctagattcgaactcctgatctcctgtTTCAATGGCcgctctgtcatcaccgtcactttgacatatgtaaataacaaagaaaattatggatgtgcttcttcgcataccctataggttATTTTGCTAACGCTATTTTTggattcatgctgtataaacgttgGAAAGAGGTCTACATGCTGCTTttagcacataagcttaaaaattatgttttcagcattatttcaaccattattcaaacctTTATCAGCATGTTCTTTTGGGTATTTTTAATGCATCATCAATcgttgaaattgtttttaggcaacattttctcgatctgtatagatgctactctgctgctaatcgtttaacagcagccgtcaacagaaatatcgcttctaaatggcttgttttcttacactatctgctagcattaattacagcgctttgtcagttgctataaaaGCAGGTGAAAacctttgtagctgcattacaaaaatcaatagctcatacacagctccggcaacaaaaatcaaatgtaaacattacggttttgacgttccatactgataagctattaaaagaagcagtataagatttacttaaacgttgtgtaatcttcaaaatacagaagttgcctaaaagcttcgttagttcatttatagcgccaatacgctatattgttagtgctataacaacagcgaaaatgttttcattgtgaatgctactcaccgtaatatgggaagttgctaacaagcaactcaattacatacatgagctcttaaccgatgagctttgttgctaattcagacagagctgttttatgaatatatgaaagctgcataaacgatataagatgaaatatattcggtacaaactgactagctgatagatatttgggtaatagtcgagttgaagtttaatggattatttgcggaggcttttcttttattcagcattggctgcttttattcaaatattatacagccaaaggctagaagttgaagcttttagcaccaaaattgttagttgggcaCCGCCCCAGGCAATTTTTGGTATCAGAGCTGGCACATATGCAGTTACGATGAAATCGAAAGTGATTCAAATTACTTTTTTGTATCAACAGAAACGTATTTTATTTCTTGTTTCAAAACTTCTGCAGTCCTAAGATGCAGTGGTATTATTGCGAATTCCCAAATCTAGCGCTCTGCTTAATAAAGTCAACTGCCTGTGAGTAAAAATATGTTAAGAAGTTTCGCCCTTTTAAATGAAGAAGCGGCAACTGGAGTTTTTAGCCACCCTAATCTGTTAGAATCGCTAGAACAGTGTCCTAGTGAGACCTATTTGCTTTTCGGTTTGACTTGGGTTTATGGACACGAATTAATTGATTCGTATTGGATACTAAATCCACAGACACACAGACGTAACAGTTGGaacaattttctcaaaaaatcatCGCTCAGTTACTTTACCACAATTTCACGTGCAAAAATGAAGTACAAAATAAAGTTTTGTACGTCAAATACGAAACtataaaatgaattttaaagaaCCGTTAAGTTCACGGtcgatggaaatttcaaaaaaatctcactgaacacatcaagacaaaatttttaaaacgacttaactgctgttgtaaacaaaaatttaaacaacgatttgacgaatttgaTAACTCTCCcaagcaaaccaacaccaccaataggtaggtgcaCCTTCATGAAGGCTTCcgttacctgttgatggtgttagtttgcgtgggacagctatcagatttgtcaaatcgtcgtttgaatctttgtttacaaaagcagataagtcgttttgaaaatgttgtcttgatatattcatcttatcgcaaaacagagaaatacagcaccaatattgccgtttctttttgctaacataacttacgtgctcactgctgaaaaaaattacaaaaataaaaaacacatCAAATACCCTTTCATTGCtataatagtgctgtccaatgagcagctcgaagtagctcgaagttgttcccgtcctgctcgttcttttttgtcaagaAATGGGCATGAgtaggacagggagaaacttcgagctacttcaagctctcattggat comes from Armigeres subalbatus isolate Guangzhou_Male chromosome 2, GZ_Asu_2, whole genome shotgun sequence and encodes:
- the LOC134213686 gene encoding uncharacterized protein LOC134213686, with the translated sequence MQTPVYKFQPEDHDNVYEPAEDSFLLLDALEDELEALEQLRPLVCVELGPGSGIIVTALSKAFGNCVSYCIGVDINPRACRVTKRTGQLNDCQVEVINMDLLGGLRDGCVDLLVFNPPYVPTADADSCELEGRIGEFSAEGHNLVKSWAGGFDGMVVTKRVLKDLDRILSKDGVFYLLLLKENRPLKVIDFLKIEGFIGKIIKERKIRGEHLFVLKVSRK